Below is a window of Sylvia atricapilla isolate bSylAtr1 chromosome 2, bSylAtr1.pri, whole genome shotgun sequence DNA.
TATCCCAGAAGAAACAGGAGCCTGCTCTACCATCAGTTAAGGATTACAGTCTCTCAGAGTTGCTGTCCCAGTTGGATTCAGGGATCTCACAGACTATGGAAGGCCCTGAGGATCTCAGCCGCAGCTCTTCTGAGTCCAAACTTGCCTCCAGTGACAAGAGGCTTTCAGGAGTTTCATCTGTAGATTCAGCTTTTTCATCCAGAGgatccctttccctttcctttgaaAGGGAGAGTTCAGGTAATGGTCAAGTTTTCCTTTGTAGTTGTTTGGACTGAGGCATGGGAGTCAATGGGTTGGAGAGTAGAATAACATTCTGGAAATTACTGTTAGCCTTGCTTTCTCTTGCTGTCAGCACTACAAATTTGTTTACTGAAGGTagttatttaaaaggaaaaaaaaaaaaaaccaaaacaaaaccaacaaacaaaaataaaaataattatgcgGTTCCCAAACATGATCTAATGAGAAATAATAAATCTCATTTACTTTTGTAAAGGAGTAAACTCCCATTAAAGCAATTACAGAATCAGTCATGTAGAGGTTGGTTGGAGGACACTGCTAGTCCAGCATCCCGCTTGACATGGGATTACAGCCAGTGCCCAGTCAGTCAGCTGAGTTTGTGGCTTTTTCAGTTATAAACCCAAACCTGAGCACCTTAGTTTTGAGAGGACTCAAGCCACCTtctcagcagcccctgggacCACTGTGATAAAGACCCCCTCACCTTTGGGTCCAGTGCTGCAAACCCCAGACATCTGTTTTCCAGTTAGGTAAACAATGGTTGGTGCAGGGAGATCAAACCACAACATCCTTTGGTTTTCATGCCACAAAAAACAGGGTTAGTGGGGGCCCAAATCTGATTTGAAGGTGTTCTGGGACTCCTGTGGGGCAAAGGGGGTGGATTGTTCTGCCGGCAGCTCATTGCTGAAACCATGAGCAGTTAAATGAGCATCAGAACTGTGATACTGTCTTTTCTACAGAACCttagaacagtttgggttaGAATGGACTTTtaatgagcagggacatcttcagctAGAACAAGGTGAAtgttttcagggatggggcacccaccacctctctgggcaacctgttgcagtgtttcaccaccctcatggaaaaaattttcttccttgtatcCATTTAGATATTGGCACTACAGACATACAGAAGAGGAAGCTAACTGAGGCGATTTTATCTGGAGATACCAGCAAGCTGATGAAGATCCTCCAGCCTCAAGATGTTGATGTTGTTTTGGATGGGAACTCCAGTCTTCTGCACTTGGCTGTTGAAGCAGGTCAAGAAGAATGTGTCAAATGGCTCCTGCTGTACAACGCTAACCCTAACCTCACCAACAAGAAAGGCTCCACCCCTCTCCACATAGCCATCGAGAAGAAGTTTAAAAGCATCGTGGAGTTGCTTATGGCCAGGAAAATCAACATCAACGCCAAAGACGAGGACCAGTGGACCGCTCTTCACTTTGCTGCCCAGAATGGGGATGATTTCAGCACCAAAATGCTGCTGGATAAGAACGCGTCCTTAAACGAGGTGGATTTCGAGGGCAGGGCGCCCATCCACATAGCCTGCCAGTACGGCCAGGAGAACATTGTGCGCATCCTGCTCAGGAGAGGCGTCAACGTCAACGCCAAGGGTAAGGACGACTGGGTTCCCCTCCACTACGCTGCCTGGCAGGGCCACCTGCCCATCGTGAAGCTGCTGGCCAAGCAGCGCGGCGCCGACGTCAACGTGCAGACGGCGGACGGCAGGACCTCGCTGCACCTGGCCGCCCAGCGCGGCCACTACCGCGTGGCCCGCCTCCTCATCGACCTGGAGTCGGATGTCAACATCCAGAACGGGCTGCTGCAGACTGCTCTCCACATCGCCGCCGAGACGGGCcacaccagcacctccaggctgctcctcaaGCACGGCGCCGACATCGAGGCGGCCACGGCAGAAGGGTACACGGCGCTGCACTTGGCGTCGCGCAGCGGCCACCTGGCCACCACCAAGCTGCTGATGGATGAGAGGGCCAGCGTCCTGGCCAGAGGGCCTTTGAACAGGACAGCCTTGCACCTTGCGGCGGAAAACGGGCACTCTGAGGTGGTGGAAGGACTCGTCAGCGCGGAGAGTATCAACGTTTGTGACAGCGAGGGGTTCACGGCTCTTCACCTGGCTGCGCGAGGCGGGCACGGGAAAGCCGTGGAGGTTCTCCTCAAGCACGGGGCTCACACTGACATGCCCAGGCTCAAGTGTCAGAGTCTGCTCCcccctgctcagcagagcaggaacagctcgCTTACGGTCTTGTTAAGTGACACTTAAGCAAAAGGTGCCGAGTGGTGCTTTTTTCATTACCTGGGgtgaggaggctgctggagctcagggccttctccagctgtgcagggatgAGCTCACCAGCGGTGGGAGCTGATGGACTGAGGTGTTTGAGTGTGATTGAGGCCAGGGGCAAGGCCAAGAGCTGGAGTCTGCCGTGGCCTGTGTCATTCATTCTgtgcctgcccaccctgcctggATCCGGACATTCCCCTCCCAGGGACATTGTGAGAGAAGGATGAGACTTGTGCATTccccctgcctttttttttttccccttacgTGCCAAACTAATTTAAGAACTAacattatgctttttttttccctcaaaacaaaaagaaaaaaaaaaaaaaaaagatggcatAGATCTGTGGTTCGTTGCAGCGATCAATATTTTGGGTTGAGAGCCTCCAGTGTAGAATAAACACAACAGCAGTCTGCTTGAAATTAATGCAGGAGTTAAAGAAAGAGCTATTTAAGATACAGTTAATCAGGTTTCTGCTACGTTCTTTAATGAAGACATTGATTACAGATTTGCATGTACTCAAAGTTTATGAGGCAGACCTTATAACAAGGCAGGATTCcaaaaaaaataagcagaaataaaatcttaacACTGCTGTCTTCATGTACAGTACTACCTTGTATGTATCCTGAGATCAGTAAACTGGACTGGGTGCTTAGTGGTTTGTCTTAAATGAGCAAGTCAAGAAGTGAAATTCATGCTGGactggaactggatggtctgTTCCAACACCATTGTACCAATTTGCAAAACACTGTTTGGAGGGGCTGATGACTAGAACTGATATACTGTGTATATAGAATTTCTACCTgttgtgtgctttttttttctactgaagaAAATAGATTGCTTAGAGTGGGTATGTTTTAATACACCTTTTAATTTCACTCTTTTCGAAGTACAAATGTGGCctgttattaataaaaattgtgTTCTACAacttctctgcatttcagagtcaataaaacaactgaaaacCCCTTGACCAACAAGAGCAGAACACAACTATCATATGTTCAGTGATCACAGAAAGACCTGGGGTTAGAAGGGACCTAAAGACCCCCTgatctgggcagggacaccttccactagatcaggttactcagagctccatccaaccttgTCCTGAATGATGTTGAAGCCCAAACTGTTGACATGTAGTTTTACATTCCCTACGGCTTTACATAAAGTCAGGAGCTTGAAGGAATGGGAGGTGTTTGTTATTTACAGAACAAAATTGTAGAATAAAGCCTCACATAACCTAACCTTTATACGTGTAACACATTGATGTGCAGCTGGGATGGTTCCCTCATATGCTGTAGCTGTTTGTGGAGAATGAAGTGGTATTAAAAATAGATGATGAAGGCATAGAGGTCACAAAGCAATGCCACTCTTTAGGAGAGCACAGCAGTCCCAGCAAGCTCCTAAAGCTGCTGACAGTGAAACTTCTCATTCAACAAACAAAACTgtcattttcctcctgcttccttccACTTCTTTGGACACCAATAAGGTGGCCATGTTTCATTGAGCTGTGCTTAATCACTGTCTCAATACAGCAAATTCAACCACAGACCATTTGGTCTCTCAAGCTTAAACACTTTGCTTAGCCTAGCACACACCATTCTCTTCTATTTCACACTCTCCTGAGCAGTGAGATTAAAGATACTTAAATTCCAGTACTTTGCCTGAAGTGCAAAAGAGCTGTAAGACCAGGTAACAGCAGTCTTGCACCTCCTAATAAAGGTCTTCACACCAGCAAGGCAAGGGGAAAGTACActtataaaatgcttttaaaacagctCAAACGCTGCTTCACCAGTACATTCCTCCGGTGCCTAATAATAATAGTACATTAGCTTCTAATTAAACATGAGGCCACACTCATGAGTCCTTATTTCCATGCTGTCTTTCCCAATAAGAGGCACCAGCTATGCATTGCAGAGAAGGCAACACAGCTGGcactggacaaaaaaaaaaaaaaaaaccaacaaaggaTTGCAATGACATGCTGCCAGTACTGGAGTGGGTATTTTTCCCTGTGAACCAGCCTTCCTTGGGGGCAGGAGGGGTGAGTGGGGGTGCTAAATTGGCACTAATGCAGCAATTAGGAATTACTGTTTTGTAAAGGTCTCCTACGGGTGGTTTTCTAGTGCTATGTGCGCTCCTTGACTTAGCTGAAGTCTCTAGCTGTCGATCTAAAGCTTACAGGcatttctttgtctctttccGATCTCAGGtgtgttctttaaaaataaaaaacaaaccctgtaAGCTTGGGAGGTGGGTTTGAGGAGGTGTGTGACACGAAGGGCTCCATGGAGCTGAACCTGCTCCAggtccccagctgctcccttgCAGGTGAGAGGGCTGAGAGACGAACATCAACACTTCTGCTCGCCTCCAGGATCAGGCAGAGGTTTGCTTGCAGGGTTTCTGCAGACACTGCGCTCATCTTCTTTCGGGCATCTGACCATGGCCTGAGGTGGCTATTTCAGCCCAGGGAgaaacacataaaataaaaattaaaaaaaaataaaataataataataaaatactgtgaaattATGCCTGCGACCATAACCTTCACCTTTCCATCTCTAGCTGTGGTTTTTCTGCCTGCACAGCTCGGGTGGCACAGTCTGGGTTTCTACCAGCGCCCGCTGGTGCC
It encodes the following:
- the RIPK4 gene encoding receptor-interacting serine/threonine-protein kinase 4, whose protein sequence is MELLEEARKMEMAKFRYILPVYGICKEPVGLVMEYMETGSLEKLLASEPLPWELRFRIIHETAVGMNFLHCMSPPLLHLDLKPANILLDAHYHVKISDFGLAKCNGLSHSHDISMDGLCGTIAYLPPERIKEKNRCFDTKHDVYSFSIVVWGVLTQKKPFAEENNILHIMVKVVKGHRPELPAVSKSRPHSCNNLIKLMQKCWQDDPGERPTFQEITSETEALCEKPEDETKEMITQDLDTKNAPEQQPEGICALSQKKQEPALPSVKDYSLSELLSQLDSGISQTMEGPEDLSRSSSESKLASSDKRLSGVSSVDSAFSSRGSLSLSFERESSDIGTTDIQKRKLTEAILSGDTSKLMKILQPQDVDVVLDGNSSLLHLAVEAGQEECVKWLLLYNANPNLTNKKGSTPLHIAIEKKFKSIVELLMARKININAKDEDQWTALHFAAQNGDDFSTKMLLDKNASLNEVDFEGRAPIHIACQYGQENIVRILLRRGVNVNAKGKDDWVPLHYAAWQGHLPIVKLLAKQRGADVNVQTADGRTSLHLAAQRGHYRVARLLIDLESDVNIQNGLLQTALHIAAETGHTSTSRLLLKHGADIEAATAEGYTALHLASRSGHLATTKLLMDERASVLARGPLNRTALHLAAENGHSEVVEGLVSAESINVCDSEGFTALHLAARGGHGKAVEVLLKHGAHTDMPRLKCQSLLPPAQQSRNSSLTVLLSDT